The Janthinobacterium lividum genome has a window encoding:
- a CDS encoding N-acetylmuramoyl-L-alanine amidase: MPSPSQIRPEPLISSPITRRTVLKAGGTLLLSVFAPMSAMAAQILAVRVWPAEDYTRVTLENDSILKATHFIVKDPERLVVDIEGLELNPTLKGLVAKIQSNDPYIKQVRVGQNRPNVVRLVFDLKEEVTPQLFTLPPAGSYNHRLIFDLYPVREPDLIAQMIEKGDWSSDPAKPPMAGTHTPPPALPLPESGKPPVAVAPPVVAIVPPVPDIRPEQRPEARPLPGQKVVRMITIALDPGHGGEDPGAMGSRGSREKDVVLAIAKRLKTKLELQPNMRVMLTRDADFFVPLGMRVEKARKVQADLFVSIHADAFIQPTARGSSVFVLSEKGATSTAARWLANKENQADLIGGVNVKNHDKQLASVLLDLSTTAQINDSMKLGKAVLREIGGINRLHKGSVEQAGFAVLKAPDIPSILIETAFISNPEEEAKLTDNGYQDQMADAIVTGIKNYFAKNPPLAKSRLT, translated from the coding sequence ATGCCTTCACCGTCTCAAATTCGCCCCGAACCTTTGATCTCCTCGCCCATCACCCGGCGCACGGTACTCAAGGCCGGCGGCACCCTGCTGTTGTCCGTGTTCGCGCCCATGTCGGCGATGGCGGCGCAAATTCTCGCCGTGCGTGTCTGGCCGGCCGAGGACTACACCCGCGTCACCCTGGAAAACGACAGCATCCTCAAGGCGACCCACTTCATCGTCAAGGACCCGGAACGGCTGGTGGTTGACATCGAAGGGCTGGAACTCAATCCCACCTTGAAGGGCCTGGTGGCGAAGATCCAGTCGAACGACCCGTATATCAAGCAGGTGCGCGTGGGCCAGAACCGACCCAACGTGGTGCGCCTGGTGTTCGACCTGAAAGAGGAAGTCACGCCGCAGCTGTTTACCCTGCCGCCGGCCGGCTCCTACAACCACCGTTTGATCTTCGACCTGTATCCCGTGCGCGAGCCGGACCTGATCGCGCAAATGATCGAAAAGGGCGACTGGTCGAGCGACCCGGCCAAGCCACCGATGGCAGGCACGCATACGCCGCCGCCCGCGCTGCCCCTGCCCGAGAGCGGCAAGCCGCCTGTGGCCGTCGCCCCGCCAGTGGTCGCCATCGTGCCGCCGGTACCCGATATCCGCCCGGAACAGCGCCCCGAAGCGCGCCCGTTGCCTGGCCAGAAAGTGGTGCGCATGATTACCATCGCGCTCGATCCCGGCCATGGCGGCGAAGACCCGGGCGCCATGGGCAGCCGGGGCAGCCGTGAAAAAGACGTGGTGCTGGCCATCGCCAAGCGCCTCAAGACCAAGCTGGAACTGCAACCGAACATGCGCGTCATGCTCACGCGCGACGCCGACTTCTTCGTCCCGCTGGGCATGCGCGTGGAAAAAGCGCGCAAGGTGCAGGCCGACCTGTTCGTCTCGATCCACGCCGATGCGTTCATCCAGCCGACGGCGCGCGGCTCGTCCGTCTTCGTGCTGTCCGAAAAGGGCGCCACCTCGACGGCCGCACGCTGGCTGGCCAACAAGGAAAACCAGGCCGACCTGATCGGCGGCGTGAACGTGAAGAACCACGACAAGCAGCTGGCCAGCGTGCTGCTTGACCTGTCGACGACGGCGCAGATCAATGACAGCATGAAGCTGGGCAAGGCCGTGCTGCGCGAAATCGGCGGCATCAACCGCCTGCACAAGGGTTCCGTCGAGCAGGCCGGCTTCGCCGTGCTGAAAGCCCCGGACATTCCCTCCATCCTGATCGAAACGGCTTTCATCTCGAATCCGGAAGAAGAAGCCAAGCTGACCGACAACGGCTACCAGGACCAGATGGCCGACGCCATCGTCACGGGCATCAAGAATTACTTTGCCAAGAATCCGCCGCTGGCGAAAAGCCGCCTGACCTGA
- the tsaE gene encoding tRNA (adenosine(37)-N6)-threonylcarbamoyltransferase complex ATPase subunit type 1 TsaE, translated as MTEHFKAHLHDEAGTAALGAALARALAPGLAIYLHGDLGAGKTALTRALLHAAGHAGHVKSPTYTLSEPYTVQLDGQGVNVIHFDLYRMGSAEEFLDAGFREDFDGRNICIVEWPEKAEPVLPPADLNIYLNVAGTGRDVELQASSELGLSCLHRLKFAPNL; from the coding sequence ATGACCGAACACTTCAAAGCCCACCTCCACGACGAAGCCGGTACCGCCGCGCTGGGCGCCGCGCTGGCGCGCGCGCTGGCGCCGGGCCTGGCAATCTACCTGCACGGCGACCTGGGTGCCGGCAAGACAGCCCTCACGCGCGCCCTGCTGCACGCGGCCGGCCATGCGGGCCACGTGAAAAGCCCCACCTACACCTTGTCCGAACCGTACACGGTGCAGCTCGATGGCCAGGGCGTCAACGTCATCCACTTCGACCTGTACCGCATGGGCAGCGCCGAGGAATTCCTCGACGCCGGTTTTCGCGAAGACTTCGACGGCCGCAATATCTGCATCGTCGAATGGCCGGAGAAAGCCGAACCGGTGCTGCCGCCGGCCGACCTGAATATTTATTTGAACGTTGCGGGTACAGGACGTGATGTAGAATTGCAAGCGTCTTCTGAATTGGGTCTGTCATGCCTTCACCGTCTCAAATTCGCCCCGAACCTTTGA